The Methanoregula boonei 6A8 genome has a window encoding:
- a CDS encoding ATP-binding protein, translating to MWEPDARTLFLILFLANVFLALMLFAFCRTQKTYYGLRTWMFGLMIISCGYFLFMLRGAIPDLLSVIAASILVILSAMLRADSTRRYFWSKPVPPAIYAVLIPLALGFVYYTYIAPSVLPRDILSNLILAPAILVAAYYAACAPDPESRPLRLGFAASLAVVIVLLTARNIVWLFTPGGDYTITSPDPLNLLLFTVVVITDILTTGLFLMLNMARSQSELRASEERYRNLADNLPDYVVVHDGKHIRFANLAAARILERSQTDLAGQPLALFLTPASADATETRIRAVLGGASKPAPAEIDIQLPKKSIRHCIVRTTVIHDNGVPALMSVLTDITERKAAEDALSRANKKLTILSSITRHDIKNQLLPLSAYLDLAGENLDKPRVVSDYLKKAGKISGIIGNQIDFTRAYESLGTTAPVWQNVAESIRRAETSLPAGNVRISVDRPDLEVFADPLIEKVFFNLIDNALRYGGNRMETIRFYSRKTPAGLILACEDDGAGIAEEDKKQLFSKGFGKNTGLGLFLSREILSITGITITETGEPGKGARFEMLVPAGEYRFTGESQ from the coding sequence ATGTGGGAACCTGATGCCAGAACACTGTTTTTGATCCTTTTCCTTGCAAATGTCTTCCTTGCACTGATGCTTTTTGCATTCTGCCGGACACAGAAGACCTATTACGGGCTCCGCACCTGGATGTTTGGCCTGATGATCATCTCCTGCGGCTATTTCCTGTTCATGCTCCGCGGTGCAATACCCGACCTGCTCTCAGTGATTGCCGCAAGCATTCTTGTTATCCTCTCTGCCATGCTCCGGGCAGACAGTACCCGGAGGTATTTCTGGTCAAAACCGGTCCCTCCGGCCATCTATGCCGTGCTCATCCCGTTAGCGCTCGGGTTTGTCTATTATACGTATATCGCGCCTTCTGTCCTTCCCCGCGACATACTCTCGAACCTTATTCTTGCCCCCGCCATTCTGGTGGCCGCGTACTATGCGGCATGTGCACCCGACCCGGAGTCCCGCCCGCTCAGGCTCGGTTTTGCCGCCTCGCTTGCGGTTGTTATCGTGCTGCTGACGGCCCGTAATATCGTCTGGCTGTTTACCCCCGGGGGCGATTATACCATTACCTCCCCTGACCCGCTCAACCTGCTCCTCTTTACCGTTGTGGTAATCACCGATATCCTCACTACGGGATTATTCTTAATGCTCAATATGGCCCGGTCCCAGTCTGAACTGCGTGCAAGCGAAGAGCGGTACAGGAATCTTGCCGACAACCTGCCGGACTACGTGGTCGTCCATGACGGGAAACACATACGGTTTGCCAACCTGGCGGCAGCCCGGATCCTGGAGCGGTCCCAAACGGATCTGGCCGGTCAGCCGCTCGCTTTGTTTCTGACCCCGGCAAGCGCCGATGCAACAGAAACACGGATCCGGGCCGTACTTGGAGGGGCATCAAAGCCGGCCCCGGCAGAGATCGACATCCAGCTGCCAAAAAAGAGCATCCGGCACTGCATTGTCCGGACAACAGTGATCCACGATAATGGCGTTCCCGCACTTATGTCGGTCCTCACCGACATTACCGAGCGCAAGGCCGCAGAGGACGCCCTGTCCCGGGCAAACAAGAAACTCACTATCCTTTCCTCAATTACCCGGCACGACATCAAGAACCAGCTCCTCCCCCTTTCGGCGTACCTGGATCTCGCGGGGGAAAACCTCGATAAACCCCGGGTGGTATCGGATTACTTAAAAAAAGCGGGAAAAATTTCCGGGATTATCGGGAACCAGATCGATTTTACCCGGGCATATGAAAGCCTGGGGACAACTGCCCCGGTCTGGCAGAATGTTGCCGAAAGTATCCGGAGGGCCGAGACCTCACTCCCTGCCGGGAATGTCCGGATCAGCGTGGACCGTCCGGACCTTGAGGTGTTTGCCGATCCGCTCATTGAGAAGGTTTTTTTCAACCTGATTGACAATGCCCTGAGGTATGGAGGAAACCGGATGGAAACCATCCGGTTTTATTCCCGCAAAACCCCGGCCGGGCTTATCCTTGCCTGCGAAGATGATGGTGCCGGTATAGCAGAAGAAGACAAAAAACAGCTTTTTTCCAAGGGGTTTGGGAAGAACACCGGCCTTGGCCTTTTCCTCTCCCGCGAGATCCTCTCCATTACCGGGATCACCATTACCGAAACCGGCGAGCCCGGCAAAGGGGCCCGGTTCGAGATGCTCGTGCCAGCCGGGGAGTACCGGTTTACCGGAGAGAGCCAGTAA
- a CDS encoding P-II family nitrogen regulator, which translates to MLLMRAIVRPEKKDEVLANLSAAGFNAATMVDVVGRGKQKGIKIGGMVYDEIPKVLILMVIPDEEKDRVVKIVLETGRTGANGTFGDGKIFVSPVDEVYTISKNSRGL; encoded by the coding sequence ATGTTACTCATGCGTGCAATAGTACGACCGGAAAAGAAAGACGAAGTCCTTGCAAACCTTTCTGCAGCGGGATTCAATGCCGCGACCATGGTAGACGTGGTCGGGCGGGGCAAGCAGAAGGGGATCAAAATTGGCGGGATGGTGTACGACGAGATCCCAAAGGTGCTCATCCTCATGGTCATTCCCGATGAGGAGAAGGACCGGGTCGTAAAGATCGTGCTTGAGACCGGGCGGACCGGGGCAAACGGTACCTTTGGCGACGGGAAGATCTTTGTGAGCCCGGTTGACGAGGTCTATACCATATCAAAAAACAGCAGGGGACTTTAG
- the nifD gene encoding nitrogenase molybdenum-iron protein alpha chain: MDGMDTTLEELYTQYPDTVKKNRKKHIVIKSEADVACPQIEANTRTIPGIISQRGCAYAGCKGVVVAPIKDMITITHGPVGCGYYSWGTRRNKARADSTTPKDKIYSQLCFTTDMQEPDIVFGGDKKLARMIDEIVAAFHPRGINICSTCPIGLIGDDIGAVAKAATERHGIQVLAYACEGYKGVSQSAGHHIANNTIMQNVIGKGNERKPGKHVINVLGEYNIGGDGWEQERILKDCGYTVNCVMTGDASYEDIKNLHLADLNLVQCHRSINYIAEMMETKYGTPWLKVNFVGVEATNESLRQMAKCFSDPELEKQTEEVIARETARIEPALEQFRKICRGKKAFAFVGGSRSHHYQHLLKDLGMEVVVAGYEFAHRDDYEGRQVIPTIKSDADSKNIPELHLKADEKLYREGNEYLNLSKEQFEALKKEVPLNYYEGMYPDMKNGDIMIDDCNHYELEELIKKLRPDLIFTGVRDKYIAEKMGIPAKQMHSYDYAGPYAGYNGAINFANDVAHTLTTPAWKMIVPPWERIEEPDTGKQEGANDA; encoded by the coding sequence ATGGACGGAATGGATACAACACTGGAAGAGCTCTACACGCAGTATCCGGATACGGTGAAAAAAAACCGGAAGAAACATATTGTCATCAAATCGGAGGCAGATGTTGCCTGCCCCCAGATTGAGGCAAACACGCGTACGATCCCGGGTATCATATCCCAGCGGGGCTGCGCCTATGCCGGCTGCAAAGGCGTGGTAGTCGCACCGATCAAGGATATGATCACGATCACCCACGGCCCGGTGGGCTGCGGTTATTACAGCTGGGGAACGCGACGGAACAAGGCACGGGCAGACAGCACAACGCCAAAAGACAAGATCTATTCGCAGCTCTGCTTTACCACCGACATGCAGGAGCCGGATATTGTCTTTGGCGGGGACAAGAAACTCGCCAGGATGATAGACGAGATTGTTGCTGCATTCCATCCCCGGGGCATCAACATCTGTTCGACCTGCCCTATCGGGCTTATCGGCGATGATATCGGTGCTGTTGCAAAAGCGGCGACAGAACGCCACGGGATCCAGGTGCTTGCGTACGCCTGCGAAGGTTACAAAGGAGTCAGTCAATCGGCAGGCCACCACATTGCCAACAACACCATCATGCAGAACGTGATCGGGAAAGGAAATGAGAGAAAACCCGGTAAACACGTCATAAACGTCCTTGGCGAGTACAACATCGGCGGCGATGGCTGGGAGCAGGAGCGCATCTTAAAAGACTGCGGCTACACGGTCAACTGCGTCATGACCGGCGATGCAAGTTACGAGGACATCAAAAACCTGCACCTTGCAGACTTAAACCTCGTCCAGTGCCACCGCTCGATCAACTACATCGCCGAGATGATGGAGACCAAGTACGGGACGCCGTGGCTCAAGGTCAACTTTGTCGGTGTCGAAGCGACAAACGAATCCCTGCGCCAGATGGCTAAATGTTTCAGTGACCCCGAACTGGAAAAACAGACCGAGGAGGTCATTGCACGGGAGACCGCCCGGATCGAACCGGCGCTCGAACAGTTCCGGAAGATCTGCCGGGGCAAAAAAGCGTTTGCCTTTGTCGGCGGGTCCCGCAGCCACCACTACCAGCATCTGTTAAAGGATCTCGGGATGGAGGTCGTTGTTGCCGGCTATGAATTTGCCCACCGCGACGATTACGAAGGCCGGCAGGTCATCCCGACCATCAAAAGCGATGCGGATTCCAAAAACATTCCCGAACTTCACCTCAAAGCCGATGAGAAGCTGTACCGGGAAGGAAACGAGTACCTGAATCTCTCAAAAGAGCAGTTTGAGGCCTTAAAAAAAGAGGTTCCGCTCAACTACTACGAAGGGATGTACCCTGATATGAAAAACGGGGACATCATGATCGACGACTGCAACCACTACGAGCTTGAGGAGTTAATTAAAAAACTCAGGCCCGATCTGATCTTCACCGGCGTCCGCGACAAGTACATTGCAGAGAAAATGGGAATTCCGGCAAAACAGATGCACTCGTACGATTATGCCGGGCCCTATGCGGGATACAACGGCGCGATCAACTTCGCAAACGATGTTGCCCATACGCTGACAACGCCGGCCTGGAAGATGATTGTGCCCCCCTGGGAACGAATCGAAGAACCCGATACAGGAAAACAGGAAGGTGCGAACGATGCTTGA
- a CDS encoding winged helix-turn-helix domain-containing protein, which yields MGAAFGTLTEIRELKTEISGLRTDLKRFIEHANQQHVATVLGDLRKNYAGLFSDHQVENAKTDLSAHMVGECGMREKCYQVFMNFLQTTSKHIRDGEVSDEIIQSYREQIKALRAKGSSDRCDTCFTEVYRLFEKQVDLMQSLGIYQKPGENIPDQPGTTDESVVKNILEPVANVQRFQILKALSAQTRTFSDLSGITGLKGGNLLFHIRKLLDCGLILQRHERGDYIITDRGYKTMTAIAELHRQVTHS from the coding sequence ATGGGCGCAGCTTTTGGGACACTGACAGAGATCCGCGAATTGAAAACCGAGATTTCCGGGCTCCGGACCGATCTCAAACGGTTCATCGAGCACGCAAACCAGCAGCATGTTGCAACAGTTCTTGGGGATCTCAGGAAAAATTATGCCGGCCTGTTTTCCGATCACCAGGTCGAGAATGCAAAAACCGATCTCTCCGCCCATATGGTGGGAGAGTGCGGGATGCGGGAGAAATGCTACCAGGTTTTTATGAATTTCCTGCAGACCACGTCAAAGCACATCCGGGATGGGGAGGTCTCCGATGAGATCATCCAGTCTTACCGGGAGCAGATAAAAGCCCTGCGGGCAAAGGGGTCGTCCGATCGCTGCGATACCTGCTTTACCGAAGTGTACCGCCTTTTTGAAAAGCAGGTGGACCTGATGCAGTCCCTGGGCATTTACCAGAAGCCCGGGGAGAATATCCCGGACCAGCCCGGGACAACCGATGAATCGGTGGTAAAAAACATTCTCGAACCGGTGGCAAATGTCCAGCGGTTCCAGATCCTAAAAGCGCTCTCCGCCCAGACCCGGACATTCTCCGATCTCTCCGGGATCACCGGCCTAAAGGGGGGAAACCTCCTGTTCCATATCCGGAAACTTCTCGACTGCGGCCTGATCCTCCAGCGCCACGAGCGGGGGGATTACATCATTACTGACCGGGGGTACAAGACCATGACCGCGATTGCAGAACTGCACCGCCAGGTAACTCACTCCTGA
- a CDS encoding MTH865 family protein: MQTWKYTGKDVSKEKAQESLAAVKGACFGCGTHSADCPIAGAAGAISEMLGCETLSVKEQIHAQITGALKGAKFPVKTPKDLIAAFPNGADTTCQVGDLKMTAGEAGKLLKASDFPFKNAKAVADVIVDRAGL, translated from the coding sequence ATGCAGACTTGGAAATACACAGGTAAGGATGTATCAAAGGAAAAGGCACAGGAATCCCTCGCAGCGGTAAAGGGCGCCTGCTTTGGCTGCGGCACGCATAGTGCGGACTGCCCGATTGCCGGGGCAGCAGGGGCAATCTCTGAAATGCTGGGTTGCGAGACCCTTTCGGTAAAGGAACAGATCCACGCACAGATCACCGGTGCCCTGAAAGGAGCGAAATTCCCGGTCAAGACTCCAAAGGATCTTATTGCAGCATTCCCGAATGGCGCAGATACAACCTGCCAGGTCGGGGACCTTAAGATGACTGCGGGCGAGGCAGGAAAACTGCTCAAGGCATCGGATTTCCCGTTTAAGAATGCAAAAGCAGTTGCCGATGTCATTGTTGACCGGGCAGGGCTCTGA
- a CDS encoding pyridoxamine 5'-phosphate oxidase family protein, translating to MAGLTKEMKEAFGKMKIFPVATATKDGTPNVVPIGVVELVSDDTIWITDNFMNKSLENLKSNPKIALYVWGPEIKGCFQVKGHATVKTSGRDFDEMKATLNKKNPALPARSLIIVKITDVFECQPGPNAGNKIL from the coding sequence ATGGCAGGATTAACCAAAGAGATGAAAGAAGCGTTTGGCAAGATGAAGATCTTCCCGGTAGCGACCGCAACAAAAGACGGGACACCAAACGTTGTCCCTATCGGGGTCGTGGAACTCGTAAGCGACGACACGATCTGGATTACGGACAATTTCATGAACAAATCGCTGGAAAACCTCAAATCAAACCCAAAAATTGCCCTCTATGTCTGGGGACCGGAGATCAAGGGATGTTTCCAGGTAAAGGGCCACGCGACCGTTAAGACCAGCGGCCGGGATTTTGACGAGATGAAGGCAACGCTCAACAAGAAAAACCCGGCACTCCCTGCACGTTCCCTTATTATTGTAAAGATCACTGATGTGTTCGAATGCCAGCCGGGTCCGAACGCCGGAAACAAAATCCTCTGA
- the ygiD gene encoding 4,5-DOPA-extradiol-dioxygenase, with product MTSPHDHPAEKKMPVLFIGHGSPMNMVLDNRFTRHLAALGASLPRPKAILVISAHWLADGSYVTCTDRPRMIYDFYGFPGELYHVQYGCPGAPSPAQRTVESSGGAIRCDQSWGIDHAGYSILKYMFPNADIPVFEMSLDYAFGDRHPKPIAYHYTLAQKLAPLREQGVLIIGSGNIVHNLGLVDFADMDAAPPAWAVEADAWMRDRIIAGEHRKLFTYPWEGGSAASRAVPTLDHYLPMIYALALQEKEENVRFTFEGFQNGSLSMRSFRIG from the coding sequence ATGACATCCCCTCACGATCACCCGGCAGAAAAAAAGATGCCCGTGCTCTTTATCGGGCATGGATCGCCCATGAACATGGTGCTTGACAACCGGTTCACCCGGCATCTTGCCGCACTTGGTGCATCCCTTCCCCGGCCAAAAGCCATTCTTGTGATCTCGGCCCACTGGCTTGCAGACGGGAGTTATGTTACCTGCACCGACCGGCCCCGGATGATCTATGACTTCTACGGTTTCCCCGGGGAACTCTACCATGTACAGTATGGATGCCCCGGGGCACCCTCCCCTGCACAGCGCACCGTTGAAAGTTCCGGAGGTGCAATCCGTTGCGACCAGTCATGGGGAATCGACCATGCGGGCTATTCCATTTTGAAGTACATGTTCCCGAATGCGGATATCCCGGTCTTTGAGATGAGCCTGGACTATGCTTTCGGTGACCGGCACCCAAAACCGATCGCGTACCATTACACGCTTGCGCAAAAACTCGCACCTCTCCGTGAGCAGGGCGTCCTTATCATTGGCAGCGGAAATATCGTGCACAACCTTGGCCTTGTGGATTTTGCCGACATGGATGCAGCACCACCGGCCTGGGCCGTTGAAGCAGACGCGTGGATGCGCGACAGAATCATTGCAGGAGAGCACCGCAAGCTCTTCACGTACCCGTGGGAAGGAGGAAGCGCAGCCTCGCGTGCGGTGCCAACACTCGACCACTACCTCCCGATGATCTATGCCCTCGCCCTGCAGGAAAAGGAAGAGAACGTGCGCTTCACCTTCGAAGGATTCCAGAACGGATCCCTTTCCATGCGATCGTTCCGGATCGGGTAA
- a CDS encoding tautomerase family protein, with the protein MPVVHVELYEGRTREVKQRIVFGITDVFVKEGVSSEAVTVILTEIKKENYGTNGKLVPADRT; encoded by the coding sequence ATGCCAGTTGTCCATGTGGAACTCTATGAGGGCCGGACCCGGGAAGTAAAACAGAGGATCGTTTTTGGGATAACAGACGTTTTTGTAAAAGAAGGCGTATCGTCAGAAGCAGTCACCGTGATCCTGACCGAGATAAAAAAAGAGAATTATGGGACAAACGGGAAACTGGTTCCTGCCGACAGGACCTGA
- the nifH gene encoding nitrogenase iron protein encodes MTRQVAIYGKGGIGKSTTTQNTVAALAEAGKKIMVVGCDPKADSTRLLLHGLCQKTVLDTLRDEGDDIELDAILKPGFKETMCVESGGPEPGVGCAGRGIITSINLLESLGAYTPDLDYVFYDVLGDVVCGGFAMPIREGKAQEIYIVASGELMALYAANNISKGIQKYAVNGKVRLGGIICNSRKVDNERALLQAFAEELGSQLIYFVPRDNLVQRAEINKKTVVDFDPTSGQASEYRSLAEAIDKNKMFVVPKPMTQDRLEELMMQHGFLDAIA; translated from the coding sequence ATGACACGACAGGTGGCAATTTACGGAAAAGGCGGTATCGGAAAATCGACAACAACCCAGAACACGGTGGCGGCGCTTGCCGAGGCCGGAAAGAAGATCATGGTGGTCGGCTGCGACCCGAAAGCGGATTCAACCCGGCTCCTGCTGCACGGGCTCTGCCAGAAGACGGTGCTTGATACGCTCCGTGATGAAGGGGACGATATCGAGCTTGACGCAATCCTGAAACCCGGCTTTAAGGAAACAATGTGCGTGGAATCGGGAGGCCCCGAGCCCGGCGTCGGCTGTGCGGGACGCGGTATTATTACCTCGATCAACCTGCTCGAATCGCTGGGAGCGTACACGCCCGATCTCGACTACGTGTTCTACGATGTGCTCGGTGATGTGGTCTGCGGGGGTTTTGCCATGCCGATCCGTGAGGGCAAGGCCCAGGAGATCTACATTGTCGCATCCGGGGAACTCATGGCCCTCTATGCGGCAAACAACATCTCCAAAGGTATCCAGAAATACGCGGTAAACGGCAAAGTCCGGCTTGGCGGGATTATCTGCAACAGCCGGAAGGTCGATAACGAGCGTGCACTGCTCCAGGCGTTTGCCGAAGAACTCGGGTCGCAGTTGATCTACTTTGTCCCGCGTGACAACCTTGTCCAGCGTGCCGAGATCAACAAGAAAACCGTTGTGGACTTCGATCCGACATCCGGCCAGGCCAGCGAATACCGCAGCCTTGCCGAGGCTATCGACAAAAACAAGATGTTTGTTGTGCCAAAGCCCATGACCCAGGATCGGCTTGAGGAACTCATGATGCAACACGGGTTCCTGGATGCAATTGCCTAA
- a CDS encoding MFS transporter yields the protein MSVDPEMEGRNWSGRVLMYYLCLIGFFAIFSTTISKSPVLPLFVQSLGAGPALLGVIAAVSPLAGVLFSFPVGVLSDHLGRRRLLVISAFVFLIAPILYLFITDPVWLVPVRFFHGTATAILGPVVSAIIAERFPDSRGEKLGTYASATLVGRTLAPLAGGIIITAFLFAPGLLAYRMVYICAALSALPVFVLILRYREAEAGSLVLPGIGVYKESLATFVTNRRLRATAMADMASYFAYGVFETFLPLYLASLSFAAYQTGIIFAVQVLIIAGTKPVFGRLSDRIDRRIQIVTGLLVTGIAIAAVPVASTFPGFLAASALFGLGIAVSTVATSAYVADVAKQEQIGSSMGALSSIMDIGQSSGPLITGVVITLAGYAAGFSVSLLLAAVVTVIFVFSVRGTGQDTV from the coding sequence ATGTCGGTGGATCCGGAGATGGAGGGCAGGAATTGGTCCGGACGCGTCCTGATGTACTATCTCTGCCTCATCGGGTTCTTTGCCATCTTTTCAACAACCATTTCTAAAAGCCCTGTTCTCCCTCTCTTTGTCCAGTCGCTTGGCGCCGGTCCAGCGCTCCTTGGCGTAATTGCTGCGGTCTCCCCGCTTGCCGGTGTCCTGTTCTCGTTTCCGGTCGGCGTCCTTTCCGATCACCTGGGTCGGCGCCGGCTTTTGGTGATCTCTGCATTTGTCTTTCTTATCGCACCGATCCTGTACCTTTTTATTACCGATCCGGTCTGGCTGGTCCCGGTCCGGTTCTTCCACGGCACTGCAACTGCGATTCTTGGGCCGGTGGTTTCGGCCATCATTGCCGAACGATTCCCGGATTCCCGGGGTGAAAAACTCGGTACCTATGCCTCGGCTACCCTTGTCGGGCGGACGCTTGCCCCGCTTGCCGGCGGGATAATCATTACGGCATTCCTCTTTGCGCCCGGCCTTCTCGCCTACCGGATGGTGTATATCTGCGCCGCACTTTCTGCCCTGCCGGTCTTTGTTTTGATCCTGCGGTACCGGGAGGCGGAGGCCGGCTCCCTTGTCCTGCCCGGCATCGGTGTCTATAAGGAAAGCCTTGCAACATTTGTGACCAACCGCAGGCTTCGGGCAACCGCAATGGCAGACATGGCCAGCTATTTTGCCTACGGGGTTTTTGAGACATTTCTCCCGCTGTACCTTGCCTCCCTCAGTTTTGCAGCCTACCAGACCGGGATCATTTTTGCCGTACAGGTCCTGATCATTGCCGGCACCAAGCCGGTGTTTGGCCGCCTGTCCGACCGGATCGACCGGAGAATCCAGATCGTGACCGGGCTTCTTGTCACCGGTATTGCAATTGCGGCAGTCCCGGTAGCCTCGACTTTCCCGGGCTTTCTTGCTGCAAGCGCGCTTTTCGGTCTTGGGATCGCGGTCTCCACGGTAGCGACAAGCGCGTACGTAGCCGATGTGGCAAAGCAGGAGCAGATCGGATCTTCGATGGGGGCCCTCTCCTCGATCATGGACATCGGGCAGTCCTCCGGCCCGCTCATCACCGGTGTGGTCATTACGCTTGCAGGCTATGCTGCCGGCTTTTCTGTCTCCCTCCTGCTCGCCGCGGTAGTCACGGTGATCTTTGTATTTTCGGTCCGGGGCACGGGACAGGATACCGTCTGA
- a CDS encoding P-II family nitrogen regulator: MKEIMAIVRMKKTGATKKALVETGVAGFTAVKVLGRGKLITDPGVLEECRGKLLSMGADDFSDSSETEKQVTAFLDGSRFFPRRLFTILAHDEDVPRIVEAITKANHTDHGIGDGTIVVLPVYDAVRVRTGETGEAAIW, from the coding sequence GTGAAAGAGATCATGGCCATAGTCCGGATGAAAAAGACCGGCGCCACCAAAAAAGCCCTTGTTGAGACCGGTGTTGCCGGTTTTACCGCGGTAAAAGTGCTCGGGCGCGGGAAACTCATCACGGATCCCGGCGTTCTTGAAGAGTGCCGCGGGAAACTCCTCTCGATGGGGGCAGACGATTTCAGCGATTCATCGGAAACGGAAAAACAGGTGACCGCATTTTTGGATGGTTCGCGGTTTTTCCCCCGGCGTCTCTTTACGATCCTTGCCCATGATGAGGACGTACCCCGCATTGTTGAGGCGATCACAAAAGCCAACCACACGGATCACGGGATCGGTGACGGGACGATCGTTGTCCTGCCGGTGTACGATGCGGTCCGTGTCCGTACCGGAGAGACCGGAGAGGCCGCCATCTGGTAA
- a CDS encoding isochorismatase family protein, which translates to MTTSAPKGCLEFLSDKNSMLVLVDYQSTMFKGVASGDKTIIRNAAFCAAKAAQILSVPVVLSAINPPSNGEFMPEITALFPGQEAFARKVPGFDAFEDEKTWNAAKKTGRKKMVISGLWTSMCFAYTALHALREGYEVYGLMDAAGDSTRDAHTYGIRRMIQAGVIPITVESLVSEWMHDWTNPKVPELIKEVYSHYGYMIGF; encoded by the coding sequence ATGACAACATCTGCACCAAAAGGCTGCCTGGAGTTCCTGAGCGACAAGAACAGTATGCTTGTCCTTGTGGACTACCAGTCAACAATGTTCAAAGGCGTTGCATCGGGAGACAAGACCATCATCCGGAATGCGGCGTTCTGTGCGGCAAAAGCGGCACAGATTCTTTCTGTCCCGGTGGTACTGTCGGCTATCAATCCTCCCTCAAACGGGGAGTTCATGCCGGAGATCACCGCGTTGTTCCCGGGGCAGGAGGCCTTTGCACGCAAAGTCCCGGGGTTCGATGCCTTCGAGGATGAAAAGACCTGGAACGCGGCAAAGAAAACCGGCCGCAAAAAGATGGTCATCTCCGGCCTGTGGACAAGCATGTGCTTTGCCTATACTGCTCTTCATGCCCTCAGGGAAGGGTACGAGGTGTACGGCCTGATGGACGCTGCCGGTGATTCAACACGCGATGCCCATACGTACGGCATCCGGCGGATGATCCAGGCCGGCGTGATCCCGATCACGGTCGAATCGCTCGTGTCCGAATGGATGCATGACTGGACCAACCCGAAGGTGCCCGAGCTCATAAAAGAGGTCTACTCGCACTACGGGTACATGATCGGCTTTTAA